A genomic window from Pseudomonadales bacterium includes:
- a CDS encoding GMC family oxidoreductase: protein MAAQAASSHGVYDAIVVGTGITGGWAAKELTEQGLKTLVLDRGRMVRHGDYPTATRDPWELPYAGRATPEDLDHYAVAARTGYAVTQATKHWLVDDTEHPYTEEKRFDWVRGYQVGGRSLIWGRQSYRWSDLDFEANAREGIAVDWPIRYADIAPWYDHVERFIGVSGAAEGLAHLPDGQFLPPMALNCVEEDFKSRIASSFGRPLTIGRTAHLTAPLDHSPERGICRNRNLCMRGCPYGAYFSSNSSTLPAAEKTNNMTLRPDTVVHELIYDPKQARATGVRAVDASSGEVLEFHARVIFLCASTLDSTFILLNSTSERFPDGFGNDSGELGCNVMDHHLGAGASATVEGFADRYYSGRRPNGIYIPRFVNLGTDKRDYLRGFGYQGGAGRSGWTRLMNDDVMGAALKQQAMEPGPWRIGIGGFGEILPYHDNRVRIDPRRTDINGLPVLAFDCAIRDNELAMRRDMAGEAAAMLDAAGYRNVESYDRPYGFGLGIHEMGTARMGRDPATSVLNAWNQVHASPNVFVTDGSCMTSAACQNPSLTYMALTARAVHHAVDELKRLNL, encoded by the coding sequence ATGGCAGCGCAGGCGGCCAGCAGCCACGGCGTCTATGACGCCATCGTGGTTGGCACGGGAATTACCGGTGGCTGGGCGGCAAAAGAGCTGACCGAGCAGGGCCTGAAGACCCTGGTTCTGGATCGCGGTCGCATGGTGCGCCACGGCGACTACCCCACCGCAACCAGGGATCCCTGGGAACTGCCCTACGCCGGTCGCGCCACACCGGAAGACCTCGACCACTATGCCGTCGCCGCACGCACCGGGTATGCGGTGACCCAGGCCACCAAACACTGGCTGGTAGACGACACCGAGCATCCTTATACGGAAGAGAAGCGCTTCGACTGGGTGCGCGGCTATCAGGTGGGTGGCCGATCGCTCATCTGGGGTCGACAGAGCTATCGCTGGAGCGATCTGGATTTCGAGGCCAACGCCCGGGAAGGCATCGCCGTGGACTGGCCCATCCGCTATGCCGATATCGCCCCCTGGTATGACCATGTCGAGCGTTTTATCGGTGTCAGCGGTGCGGCCGAGGGACTCGCCCACCTGCCGGATGGTCAGTTTCTGCCACCGATGGCGCTCAACTGTGTGGAAGAAGATTTCAAGTCCCGGATCGCCAGCAGCTTCGGACGCCCCCTGACCATTGGACGTACCGCGCATCTCACCGCACCACTGGACCACAGCCCTGAGCGGGGAATCTGCCGCAATCGCAACCTGTGCATGCGCGGCTGTCCCTACGGCGCCTACTTCAGCAGCAACTCGAGCACCCTGCCCGCCGCGGAGAAGACGAACAACATGACCCTGCGGCCAGACACGGTGGTACACGAACTGATCTACGACCCGAAACAGGCCAGGGCCACCGGTGTACGAGCCGTGGATGCCAGCTCAGGCGAGGTGCTCGAGTTTCACGCCCGGGTCATTTTTCTGTGCGCTTCCACCCTCGACTCCACTTTCATCCTGCTCAACTCCACTTCCGAGCGCTTTCCGGATGGCTTCGGCAACGACAGTGGCGAACTCGGCTGCAATGTCATGGACCATCACCTCGGCGCCGGCGCCTCTGCCACTGTAGAAGGCTTCGCCGACCGCTACTATTCCGGCCGCCGACCCAACGGCATCTACATCCCGAGATTCGTCAATCTGGGCACGGACAAACGCGACTATCTGCGCGGATTCGGTTACCAGGGCGGCGCCGGTCGTTCCGGCTGGACCCGGCTCATGAACGATGACGTCATGGGCGCCGCTCTGAAACAGCAGGCCATGGAACCCGGGCCCTGGCGGATCGGCATCGGCGGCTTCGGAGAAATACTCCCCTACCACGACAACCGGGTGCGCATCGATCCCCGCCGCACCGACATCAACGGCCTGCCGGTGCTCGCTTTCGACTGTGCGATACGCGACAACGAACTCGCCATGCGCAGGGACATGGCGGGGGAAGCGGCCGCCATGCTCGATGCTGCCGGTTATCGGAACGTGGAATCCTACGATCGCCCCTACGGTTTCGGCCTGGGCATCCACGAAATGGGCACAGCCCGGATGGGGCGGGATCCCGCGACTTCCGTGTTGAACGCCTGGAATCAGGTCCACGCAAGCCCGAATGTGTTCGTGACCGATGGCTCCTGCATGACCTCGGCCGCCTGCCAGAATCCTTCCCTGACCTACATGGCGCTCACCGCCCGGGCCGTCCACCACGCGGTGGACGAACTCAAACGCCTGAATCTGTAG
- a CDS encoding gluconate 2-dehydrogenase subunit 3 family protein, translating into MNTEQPQATSSADRLLQPIDRREMLRRVALMFGGALSAPAVLGVLSGCSTEAPAADAVNPPALQLLTPAQYEIVAAVADLMIPATDTPGALDVGVPVFIDRMLQGVYAVEHQQRFLSGLAALVEAAETQTGRAFLDLSGEQRQGLVQATLSEALASNNGMPPAWEQRPFILMVRELTLLGFFTSEIGATRVLQYDPVPGAFEACLPLAATGNGRTWATDTSLPF; encoded by the coding sequence ATGAACACCGAGCAGCCACAGGCCACCTCGTCTGCAGACCGACTGCTGCAGCCCATCGACCGGCGCGAGATGCTGCGCCGTGTCGCGCTGATGTTCGGCGGCGCGCTCTCAGCACCCGCGGTGCTCGGCGTCCTCAGTGGCTGCAGCACCGAAGCGCCAGCGGCAGATGCCGTCAACCCACCCGCTCTGCAGCTGCTGACCCCGGCCCAGTACGAAATCGTTGCCGCTGTCGCGGATCTCATGATTCCCGCAACCGATACACCCGGTGCACTTGATGTGGGTGTGCCGGTATTCATAGACCGTATGTTGCAAGGCGTTTACGCAGTCGAGCACCAGCAGCGATTCCTCTCAGGACTTGCCGCGCTGGTCGAGGCGGCAGAGACACAGACCGGCCGCGCTTTCCTGGATCTCTCCGGAGAACAGCGGCAGGGGCTGGTCCAGGCGACGCTCAGCGAGGCGCTCGCTTCGAACAACGGCATGCCGCCCGCCTGGGAGCAGCGCCCCTTCATCCTCATGGTTCGGGAATTGACCCTGCTCGGCTTTTTCACCTCCGAAATCGGCGCCACCCGGGTACTGCAGTACGACCCTGTACCCGGTGCGTTTGAAGCCTGCCTGCCCCTCGCCGCAACGGGCAATGGCAGAACCTGGGCTACGGATACGAGTCTGCCATTCTGA
- a CDS encoding arylsulfatase, which yields MESVHPIAALCRRLPIAAVQTRTWLTTTLLIAALLTAGSVLAADRPNILVIWGDDIGIWNLSAYNMGGMGYRTPNIDRIAREGIIFTDYYGEQSCTAGRSAFVTGQHPVRTGLTKVGTAGADLGLQPEDPTLAELLRPLGYTSGQFGKNHLGDQDRFLPTNHGFDEFFGNLYHLNAEEEPEHPDYPANPGFRENFGPRGVIHSYADGRIEDSGPLTKKRMETIDAEFLGAAVDFIDGAHAAQKPFFVWFNSTAMHYYTHPDPKALGKSGQGFYNDVMMQHDEQVGTLLARLDALGIAENTIVVYSTDNGPHFNTWPDAAITPYRGEKNTNWEGGFRVPAMVRWPDRFPARTVSNEIMSHLDWVPTLMAAVGEPAIKEKLKSGYQAGGKRFKVHLDGYNFLPYLSNPESGNGPRREFFYFSDDGDLVSLRVGDWKSLYAEQRAHRFDVWREPFVKLRIPKLFNLRRDPFERADTDSNAYNMWWDERTPRLREGMVWVQQFLSSFAEFPQRQRPASFTIDQVMERFQQQQLMLQQQAR from the coding sequence ATGGAATCAGTACACCCGATTGCAGCTCTGTGTCGACGGCTGCCGATAGCGGCTGTGCAGACCAGGACCTGGTTGACCACAACCCTGCTGATCGCAGCGCTGCTGACAGCGGGCAGCGTGTTGGCCGCAGATCGACCCAACATCCTGGTGATCTGGGGCGACGACATCGGCATCTGGAATCTCTCCGCCTACAACATGGGCGGCATGGGCTATCGCACACCGAACATCGATCGCATCGCCCGGGAAGGCATCATCTTCACCGACTACTACGGCGAGCAGAGTTGCACCGCGGGCCGCAGCGCCTTTGTCACCGGTCAGCATCCGGTGCGCACGGGCCTCACCAAAGTGGGCACTGCCGGCGCCGATCTCGGTCTGCAGCCGGAAGACCCGACCCTGGCGGAACTGTTGCGACCCCTGGGCTACACGTCCGGTCAGTTCGGCAAGAATCATCTCGGAGATCAGGACCGCTTCCTGCCGACCAATCACGGTTTCGATGAGTTCTTCGGCAACCTCTACCATCTGAATGCCGAGGAAGAACCCGAACACCCCGACTATCCCGCCAATCCCGGCTTCCGCGAGAACTTCGGACCCAGGGGTGTGATTCACTCCTATGCGGACGGCCGGATCGAGGATTCCGGCCCGTTGACGAAGAAGCGCATGGAGACCATAGACGCGGAATTCCTCGGCGCCGCTGTCGACTTCATCGATGGTGCTCACGCCGCGCAGAAACCCTTTTTCGTCTGGTTCAACTCCACCGCCATGCATTACTACACCCACCCTGATCCAAAGGCGCTCGGTAAATCCGGTCAGGGTTTCTATAACGATGTGATGATGCAGCACGACGAGCAGGTCGGCACCCTGCTGGCCAGGCTCGATGCGCTGGGTATCGCTGAGAACACCATCGTGGTCTATTCGACCGACAACGGTCCCCACTTCAACACCTGGCCGGATGCGGCAATCACACCTTACCGGGGTGAAAAGAACACCAACTGGGAGGGCGGCTTCCGGGTACCCGCCATGGTCCGCTGGCCGGACCGCTTTCCCGCCCGGACTGTATCCAACGAAATCATGTCCCACCTCGACTGGGTGCCCACGCTCATGGCTGCAGTCGGGGAGCCGGCAATCAAAGAGAAGCTGAAGAGCGGGTATCAGGCAGGGGGCAAACGCTTCAAGGTGCACCTGGATGGCTACAACTTTCTCCCCTATCTCTCCAATCCGGAGAGCGGGAACGGGCCCCGCAGGGAATTCTTCTATTTCAGTGATGACGGCGATCTGGTGAGCCTGCGGGTGGGAGACTGGAAATCCCTGTACGCCGAGCAGCGCGCGCATCGTTTCGACGTCTGGCGCGAACCTTTCGTGAAACTGCGGATCCCCAAGCTTTTCAACCTGCGCAGGGATCCATTCGAGCGCGCGGATACGGATTCGAACGCCTACAACATGTGGTGGGACGAGCGCACACCGCGACTGCGGGAAGGCATGGTGTGGGTGCAGCAGTTCCTTTCCAGTTTTGCGGAATTCCCCCAGCGACAGCGACCGGCAAGCTTCACCATCGACCAGGTGATGGAGAGATTCCAGCAGCAGCAGCTGATGCTGCAGCAGCAGGCGCGCTAG